Within the Bacteroidales bacterium genome, the region AGGAGAGCAGAATGCCGGTAATTTTGTCGCGATTGCCGGAACAAACCCGCAGGCCCCTGTGAAAAGGAGCCAACAATGAACAGAACAACAAGGGAGGTAATGGAACTGTAAAGCAACAGGACGGGAAAATCCATGTACCCCAGTGCAATTTTGAAGGCGGTTGCTACCGTCGACCAAAACAGGATGGTCAGCCCCGCAAACAGATATGCTTTTGCCTGATGATGCATTATACCAGGAATTTACCGGCACATGAGGCGGCCATCAGTCGATCCACTCAAAACCGGTGTAAGGGATCAGCACGGCAGGAACCGCAATGCCGCGGTCGCTCTGATTGTTTTCGAGGATGGCGGCCACAATTCTGGGCAAAGCCAGAGCACTTCCGTTGAGTGTATGGGCCAACTGGGTCTTCTTGCTTCCGTTTTCCCTGAACCGCAATTTCAGCCGGTTGGCCTGAAAGGATTCAAAGTTGGACACTGAGCTTACCTCCAGCCATTTCTTTTGCGCACCAGCATACACTTCAAAATCATAGGTGAGAGCCGAGGTAAAACTCATATCGCCCCCGCAAAGCCTCATAATCCGGTAGGGAAGCTGAAGCTTCTTGACCAGCATTTCAACATGAGCCACCATCTCATCGAGGGCTTTATAGGACTTGTCGGGGTGAGCAATCTGAACAATTTCCACCTTATCAAACTGGTGTACCCGGTTAAGTCCCCGTACGTCCTTGCCGTAGGAACCCGCTTCCCTCCTGAAACAGGGGGAATAGGCCACGGTTTTTACCGGCAATTCATCCGCCTCAAGAATAACATCCCTGAAAATATTGGTGACAGGCACTTCGGCAGTGGGAATCAGATAAAGATTGTCTATGGGTACGTGGTACATCTGCCCTTCCTTGTCGGGAAGCTGGCCGGTGGCAAACGCACTGTCTTCATTCACCATCAGGGGAGGCAGTACCTCCTGGTACCCGGCTTTGATGGCTTCATCAAGAAAGAAATTGATCAATGCCCTTTCCAGCCGTGCTCCCTTTGCACGAAACAGAGGAAAACCCGCTCCTGTAAGTTTGGTGCCGGTTTCAAAATCGATGATATTGTATTTTTTTCCAAGCTCCCAATGGGGCAGGGCGCTTTCAGGAAGCACAGGCATCAGGCCTCCTTCTTTGACTTTCAGATTCGACTCAGCCCCGTCCCCTTCCGGAACAGAATCATGCGGCAGATTGGGAAT harbors:
- the serS gene encoding serine--tRNA ligase, which produces MLTLTVIRDNRDEVIRRLAKKKFTNTSLIDQIIALDDQRRALQVQSDQLQAESNRLSKEIGILIKNGNPAGAQQAKERTARIKEEVKGLLDQMDEVTARLQELLVQIPNLPHDSVPEGDGAESNLKVKEGGLMPVLPESALPHWELGKKYNIIDFETGTKLTGAGFPLFRAKGARLERALINFFLDEAIKAGYQEVLPPLMVNEDSAFATGQLPDKEGQMYHVPIDNLYLIPTAEVPVTNIFRDVILEADELPVKTVAYSPCFRREAGSYGKDVRGLNRVHQFDKVEIVQIAHPDKSYKALDEMVAHVEMLVKKLQLPYRIMRLCGGDMSFTSALTYDFEVYAGAQKKWLEVSSVSNFESFQANRLKLRFRENGSKKTQLAHTLNGSALALPRIVAAILENNQSDRGIAVPAVLIPYTGFEWID